The proteins below are encoded in one region of Ornithinimicrobium avium:
- the pheA gene encoding prephenate dehydratase: MTRIAYLGPAGTFTEQATRRWAVERGADLPTGTGPDAQPEPSVPAAVEALRSGRADAAVVPFENSVEGSVPATLQALLQVGDDVRIVGEVLVEVQFSLLVRPGRADEPVRTVASHPHAFAQTRDWLDARLPGARQVPESSTAAAAQAVAEGRYDAAVAAPGAAEAYGLTAAARHIADREGAVTRFVVLRSGAAAPPATGSDRTTLVALIWQNRPGALLELLEQFATRGIDLSRLESRPTGEGLGEYCFWIDADAHLSEPRMREALIGLRRTCRDVRFFGSYPRADGRASVVPAHAGADTYAEALRWVNTLDRGPADAAG; the protein is encoded by the coding sequence GTGACGCGCATCGCCTACCTGGGGCCGGCCGGGACCTTCACCGAGCAGGCGACCCGCCGATGGGCTGTGGAGAGAGGTGCCGACCTCCCGACCGGCACGGGGCCGGACGCGCAGCCCGAGCCGAGCGTGCCGGCAGCGGTCGAGGCGCTCCGTTCCGGGCGCGCCGACGCCGCCGTCGTCCCGTTCGAGAACTCCGTGGAGGGCTCGGTCCCGGCGACCCTGCAGGCCCTGCTGCAGGTCGGCGACGACGTCCGGATCGTCGGCGAGGTGCTCGTCGAGGTGCAGTTCTCCCTCCTCGTGCGCCCCGGTCGGGCCGACGAGCCGGTCCGCACGGTGGCCTCGCACCCGCACGCCTTCGCCCAGACCAGGGACTGGCTCGACGCGCGGCTGCCCGGTGCCCGCCAGGTGCCGGAGAGCTCCACGGCGGCCGCGGCGCAGGCCGTGGCCGAGGGCCGCTACGACGCCGCCGTCGCCGCTCCCGGGGCGGCCGAGGCCTACGGCCTGACCGCGGCGGCCAGGCACATCGCCGACCGCGAGGGCGCGGTGACCCGCTTCGTCGTCCTGCGCAGCGGCGCCGCCGCGCCCCCTGCCACGGGCAGCGACCGGACCACCCTGGTGGCGCTCATCTGGCAGAACCGCCCGGGCGCACTGCTCGAGCTGCTCGAGCAGTTCGCCACGCGCGGGATCGACCTGAGCCGCCTGGAGTCGCGTCCGACGGGCGAGGGGCTGGGGGAGTACTGTTTCTGGATCGACGCGGACGCCCACCTGAGCGAGCCGCGGATGCGTGAGGCGCTCATCGGCCTGCGGCGCACCTGCCGGGACGTGCGCTTCTTCGGTTCCTACCCGCGCGCGGACGGGCGCGCCAGCGTCGTGCCGGCGCACGCGGGGGCGGACACCTACGCCGAGGCGCTGCGGTGGGTGAACACCCTGGACCGCGGGCCCGCGGACGCTGCGGGGTGA